Proteins encoded within one genomic window of Kibdelosporangium phytohabitans:
- a CDS encoding helix-turn-helix transcriptional regulator codes for MADRMGVSVSTVNTYLDRVRIEYAHLGRPAATKAALLVRAIRDGLISLDECRSFGGQTRRVFARMVMACFLMDSGEGTWKEEWGPPPCHSDW; via the coding sequence GTGGCCGACCGCATGGGTGTCTCGGTCAGCACGGTCAACACCTACCTCGACCGTGTCCGCATCGAATATGCCCACCTCGGCCGGCCCGCCGCGACCAAGGCGGCGCTGCTCGTCCGCGCCATCCGGGACGGGTTGATCAGTCTCGACGAATGCAGGTCGTTCGGGGGACAAACCCGGCGCGTGTTTGCTCGTATGGTCATGGCGTGCTTCCTCATGGACTCAGGGGAGGGGACATGGAAGGAAGAATGGGGGCCACCGCCGTGTCACTCGGATTGGTGA
- a CDS encoding WD40 repeat domain-containing protein has product MDRRGRELLLAQRRLTEAASEWERGGRDEEFLYRRARLTAWEDRDLGRLNESERAFLDASRQRQVDELAAARRRTRRTLIGAGVVVVVVSLLSVLALVSANRATRDRDLAFSRQLVANARAQLGLDPELALLLARQAYRIRPTGEAEAMLRQATIDSRVVATVPTGQREVYSVAFNPGRRQLASAGTDGTLRIWERAGAGVAPGGPVVIPGHQREAAKLAFTADGNRLASAGDDGVIRIRDLANGKELLLRGHQGAVRGVTFDSAGKRLASAGDDGTARVWDTLAGTETTVLRGHEDAVWSLAFSADGRLASGGEDGTVRVWSLAPARQDTVMTAHDNTVKRLAFSQGGRLATASDDGTVKVWKALGQGDPVVMRGHEGTAETLAFSADGRKVASGGQDGVIRVWNADSSVDPLTLRGHRGVVWDVAFDPDAPNRLASAGSDGTIRFWDVTGPGDPIVFRGHQGRVAPVEFSRDGTRIATGGKDTTARIWRSTGDSDPTVLRGHEAEVWDVTFSPDGRRVASSGQDGTVRVWNAAGDSAPIVLRGHEGDVWDVAFSPDGRHLASAGDDGTVRVWTTNPGDPPRILRGHERSVYHVSYSPDGTLLSSAGVDSSVRVWQAGGAGEPVVLRDHQGGARSASFSPDGRRLATASADGTVRIWKSLSDKDPIVLKGHQGPVGSAEFSPDGEYLATNGSDRTVRVWRTDGTSDFVVIKGFGGSISNLAFSPDGRKLITGHGDGTARVSQCEPCVPLGEALRSADNRITRDFTPDERKTYLTGPQDS; this is encoded by the coding sequence GTGGATCGACGAGGCCGGGAACTGCTGCTCGCGCAGCGACGCCTGACCGAAGCCGCGTCCGAATGGGAGCGTGGCGGGCGTGACGAGGAGTTCCTGTACCGGCGAGCGCGGCTCACCGCATGGGAGGACCGCGATCTCGGGCGGCTCAACGAATCCGAACGCGCTTTCCTTGACGCGAGCAGGCAACGGCAGGTGGACGAACTCGCCGCGGCTCGCCGCCGCACCCGCCGGACGCTGATCGGGGCCGGGGTCGTCGTCGTGGTGGTGAGCCTGCTGTCGGTGCTGGCCCTGGTGTCCGCCAACCGCGCGACCCGCGACAGGGATCTGGCGTTCTCCCGGCAGCTGGTCGCCAACGCGCGGGCTCAGCTCGGGCTCGACCCCGAGCTCGCGCTGCTGCTGGCCAGGCAGGCGTACCGGATCAGGCCCACCGGCGAGGCCGAGGCCATGCTCCGCCAGGCCACCATCGACTCCCGGGTCGTAGCGACCGTGCCCACCGGTCAGCGCGAGGTGTACAGCGTCGCCTTCAACCCCGGCCGCCGCCAGCTGGCCAGCGCCGGGACCGACGGCACACTGCGGATCTGGGAACGCGCCGGAGCGGGCGTGGCACCGGGCGGCCCCGTGGTGATCCCCGGCCACCAGCGCGAAGCCGCGAAACTGGCCTTCACCGCGGACGGGAACAGGCTGGCGAGCGCCGGCGACGACGGCGTCATCCGGATCCGTGACCTCGCCAACGGCAAAGAACTGCTGCTGCGCGGACATCAGGGAGCTGTTCGCGGCGTCACCTTCGACAGCGCGGGGAAACGCCTCGCGAGCGCTGGTGATGACGGCACCGCGAGGGTTTGGGACACGCTGGCCGGTACCGAGACCACGGTGCTGCGCGGCCACGAGGACGCGGTCTGGAGCCTCGCCTTCAGCGCCGACGGGCGACTGGCCAGCGGCGGCGAGGACGGGACTGTACGCGTCTGGAGCTTGGCACCCGCGCGTCAGGACACCGTGATGACCGCGCACGACAACACCGTGAAACGCCTGGCGTTCAGCCAGGGTGGGCGGCTTGCCACAGCGAGCGACGACGGCACGGTCAAGGTCTGGAAGGCGCTGGGGCAAGGCGATCCCGTCGTGATGCGCGGCCACGAGGGCACCGCGGAGACACTGGCGTTCAGCGCGGACGGCCGGAAGGTCGCCAGCGGAGGCCAGGACGGGGTGATCCGGGTGTGGAACGCGGACAGTTCCGTCGATCCGCTGACGCTGCGCGGCCACCGGGGCGTCGTCTGGGATGTGGCCTTCGACCCGGACGCGCCCAACCGGTTGGCCAGCGCGGGCTCGGACGGCACCATCCGCTTCTGGGACGTCACCGGCCCAGGCGACCCGATCGTGTTCCGCGGCCACCAAGGCCGGGTCGCGCCGGTGGAGTTCAGCAGGGACGGCACGCGGATCGCCACCGGCGGCAAGGACACGACCGCCCGGATCTGGCGGTCCACAGGCGACAGCGATCCGACAGTCCTGCGTGGACACGAGGCCGAGGTGTGGGACGTGACGTTCAGCCCGGACGGGCGGCGCGTCGCCAGCTCGGGCCAAGACGGGACCGTGCGCGTCTGGAACGCGGCGGGCGACAGCGCCCCCATCGTCCTGCGTGGACACGAGGGCGACGTCTGGGATGTGGCGTTCTCCCCCGACGGACGGCACCTGGCCAGCGCGGGCGACGACGGGACGGTACGCGTCTGGACGACGAACCCCGGCGACCCGCCGAGGATCCTGCGCGGCCACGAACGTTCGGTGTACCACGTCTCCTACAGTCCTGACGGCACACTGCTGAGCAGCGCCGGCGTCGACAGCAGCGTCCGGGTATGGCAGGCCGGCGGCGCGGGCGAACCGGTTGTCCTGCGGGACCACCAGGGCGGCGCCCGGTCGGCGTCGTTCAGCCCCGACGGGCGGCGACTGGCCACCGCGAGCGCCGACGGCACCGTGCGGATCTGGAAGTCGCTGTCGGACAAGGACCCCATCGTCCTCAAAGGTCACCAAGGTCCGGTCGGGTCGGCGGAGTTCAGCCCGGACGGCGAGTACCTCGCCACCAACGGCAGCGACCGCACCGTGCGCGTCTGGAGGACCGACGGCACGAGCGACTTCGTGGTGATCAAGGGATTCGGTGGCTCGATCAGCAACCTCGCGTTCAGCCCGGACGGCCGCAAGCTGATCACCGGGCACGGCGACGGCACGGCCCGCGTCTCCCAGTGCGAGCCGTGCGTCCCGCTCGGCGAGGCGTTGCGATCGGCCGACAACCGGATCACCAGGGACTTCACGCCCGACGAGCGCAAGACCTACCTGACCGGGCCGCAGGACTCGTGA
- a CDS encoding SDR family NAD(P)-dependent oxidoreductase — MDSTGKVIAITGGGSGIGAAVARRYAAEGARVVVLGRRPEPLEEVAAGTGAHVITCDASVREQVENAIAEIIDRFGRLDVAVANAGGAVLASVTDTDDEAWDFAMRSNLSSAFVFCRAALPSLIETRGQVVVVSSLAGLFAGPNSASYVTAKHALVGLTRSIARDFGPKGVRANAVCPGWVRTPLADRGMDALAEASGIAGGRAEAYRTATAEVPLRRAAEPAEIASIVRFLGSAESSYITGAVIVADGGAHAVDLPTLAFERAGL; from the coding sequence GTGGACTCGACAGGCAAGGTCATCGCGATCACCGGTGGAGGTTCCGGGATCGGAGCCGCGGTCGCCCGCCGCTACGCCGCCGAAGGCGCGCGGGTGGTCGTGCTCGGCAGGAGACCCGAACCTCTTGAGGAGGTGGCCGCGGGCACCGGCGCACACGTGATCACCTGTGACGCGAGCGTGCGTGAGCAGGTGGAGAACGCGATCGCCGAGATCATCGACCGGTTCGGCCGCCTGGACGTCGCGGTCGCGAACGCGGGCGGGGCTGTGCTGGCGTCGGTCACCGACACCGACGACGAAGCGTGGGATTTCGCGATGCGGTCGAACTTGTCGAGCGCGTTCGTCTTCTGCCGGGCAGCGTTGCCGTCACTGATCGAGACACGCGGCCAGGTCGTCGTGGTGTCCTCATTGGCCGGTCTGTTCGCCGGACCGAACTCCGCCAGTTACGTCACCGCCAAGCACGCCCTGGTCGGTCTGACACGTTCGATCGCACGAGACTTCGGCCCCAAGGGCGTACGCGCGAACGCGGTGTGCCCGGGCTGGGTCCGTACCCCGTTGGCCGACAGGGGAATGGACGCCTTGGCGGAGGCGTCGGGCATCGCCGGGGGCCGTGCCGAGGCCTACCGCACGGCCACAGCGGAAGTCCCGCTGCGCCGTGCGGCCGAACCAGCGGAAATCGCTTCGATAGTCCGATTCCTGGGCTCGGCGGAGTCGTCGTACATCACGGGCGCGGTCATCGTCGCCGACGGCGGCGCGCACGCGGTGGACCTGCCGACGCTGGCCTTCGAACGCGCGGGCCTGTGA
- a CDS encoding SDR family NAD(P)-dependent oxidoreductase produces the protein MRMDLAGRVVLVTGAASGIGLACAQAFLAEGAQVGMVDRNAPPELDGDVVAVRADVADERSVADAVAAVAQRFGRLDVVVGCAGISGPVGRPLAETSAAEVAAVLAVNVTGQILLVKHAQPWLAEDAAVVLLGSDSAFTAAPGMVPYCASKGAVVALTRALAVELPGVRVNCVCPSVVDTPMARGDLGDVLDDPDFPVQAPGDVARQVLFLASPASRPVNGQAVLADFGLSARSAFPA, from the coding sequence ATGCGAATGGATCTCGCGGGCCGGGTGGTCCTGGTCACGGGTGCGGCGTCGGGTATCGGCCTGGCCTGCGCGCAGGCGTTCCTCGCCGAGGGCGCACAGGTGGGCATGGTCGACCGGAACGCGCCTCCGGAGCTCGACGGCGACGTCGTCGCGGTCCGTGCGGACGTCGCCGATGAGCGGAGCGTGGCCGACGCCGTCGCCGCTGTGGCACAGCGGTTCGGCCGCCTCGACGTCGTGGTCGGCTGTGCCGGGATCTCCGGGCCGGTCGGCAGGCCGCTCGCCGAGACCTCCGCCGCCGAGGTGGCCGCGGTCCTCGCGGTGAACGTGACCGGTCAGATCCTGCTGGTCAAGCACGCCCAGCCGTGGCTGGCCGAGGACGCCGCGGTGGTGCTGCTGGGCAGCGACTCGGCGTTCACGGCCGCGCCGGGCATGGTGCCGTACTGCGCGTCCAAAGGCGCTGTCGTGGCGTTGACCCGGGCACTGGCGGTGGAACTGCCCGGCGTGCGGGTCAACTGCGTGTGTCCGTCGGTTGTCGACACTCCGATGGCGCGGGGCGACCTCGGCGACGTACTGGACGACCCGGACTTTCCGGTGCAGGCGCCCGGCGACGTCGCCCGGCAGGTCCTGTTCCTCGCGTCCCCGGCGTCCCGGCCGGTCAACGGCCAGGCCGTGCTCGCCGACTTCGGCCTGTCGGCCCGGTCGGCGTTCCCCGCGTAG
- a CDS encoding molybdenum cofactor biosynthesis F family protein, with the protein MTTLSDTSSWLPLDGLAPGFDANKAPVVDDLNGQEFVLRDDDGGPDRTVRFTDAHLHWDDAVDAAETFLVDDDLYYVQFHPAANPRTAVSLVLDLRDGRALVITTRIGDSGTPRVTQEFRPATIGGITAHGRAMAPSTALIGRRAMWVYSEEHAYEHVYLSPHWYTWQCLAGPERGLADTDENSVYRVRPGIYVFTWREKVIPCASVTIADHREARALRSHGVLFGLDATGESSTHFTFGATGRLLSTTAHPDELDPANHGR; encoded by the coding sequence GTGACTACCCTCTCCGACACCTCGTCCTGGCTGCCGCTCGACGGACTCGCACCGGGGTTCGACGCGAACAAGGCCCCCGTGGTCGACGACCTCAACGGCCAGGAGTTCGTCCTGCGTGACGACGACGGCGGGCCGGACCGCACGGTCAGGTTCACCGACGCGCACCTCCACTGGGACGACGCGGTCGACGCCGCCGAGACGTTCCTCGTCGACGACGACCTCTACTACGTCCAGTTCCACCCGGCGGCGAACCCGCGCACCGCCGTCTCGCTGGTTCTCGACCTGCGCGACGGCCGGGCGCTGGTGATCACCACCCGGATCGGCGACAGCGGCACGCCCCGTGTCACGCAGGAGTTCCGGCCGGCCACGATCGGCGGCATCACGGCACACGGTCGGGCCATGGCACCGAGCACTGCCCTCATCGGACGCCGGGCCATGTGGGTGTACAGCGAGGAGCACGCCTACGAACACGTCTACCTGAGCCCGCACTGGTACACCTGGCAGTGCCTCGCCGGTCCGGAACGCGGCCTCGCCGACACCGACGAGAACTCCGTGTACCGGGTGCGGCCGGGGATCTACGTCTTCACCTGGCGGGAGAAGGTCATCCCGTGCGCGTCGGTGACCATCGCCGACCACCGCGAAGCCCGCGCGCTGCGCTCGCACGGAGTCCTGTTCGGACTGGACGCCACCGGTGAGAGCTCGACGCATTTCACGTTCGGCGCCACCGGCCGGCTGCTGAGCACCACCGCGCACCCCGACGAGCTCGACCCGGCCAACCATGGCCGCTGA
- a CDS encoding amidohydrolase, giving the protein MAADLILTNAVGYTLDATRPWTSSLAVTGGKITGDTERGPGTEVVDLGGAFVMPGLVDVHNHHALAGRSELFELTFGVDAGFEDILDAVRVRARGLGPDEWLTGGAWASTLVGTLSDPAARRALDDAAGGRPVILADDSRHNRWVSSRALELAGITAATPDPPGGVVDRDTDGEPSGLLLEAAGVLVERLAGGLTAAQHRRASQRAIEILHAHGVTAFQDAGVSTDIMGALKSLDEAGELAAWVVSSLLVNDPIFGFDPVGAPLLDVAGRYRTEHHRPDFVKIFLDGVPPTRTAAFLEPYLPDEAHGDCFHGGTTMSADELTGWLRTAAEAGLSAKVHCTGDASVRQLLDAVEAIRAEGHTTGYQVAHGQFVHPDDLPRFAALGVAADISPFLWVPGVIQEAIATVLPAERAGRMQPNRALLDSGALVAGGSDWPVSESPNAWEGIAGLVTRQDPYGRRPGALWPEQAITLAEAIEVFTLNGAKACGLDDVTGALTPGRSADFVVLDRDPFRTDDVAGTKVVETWFAGERVFQR; this is encoded by the coding sequence ATGGCCGCTGACCTGATCCTCACCAACGCCGTCGGGTACACACTGGACGCGACCCGGCCGTGGACGTCGAGCCTCGCCGTCACCGGCGGGAAGATCACCGGCGACACCGAACGCGGACCGGGTACCGAGGTGGTCGACCTCGGCGGCGCGTTCGTCATGCCCGGGCTGGTCGACGTGCACAACCACCACGCGTTGGCCGGGCGTTCGGAACTGTTCGAGCTGACCTTCGGTGTGGACGCGGGGTTCGAGGACATCCTCGACGCCGTCCGCGTGCGTGCCCGCGGCCTCGGTCCGGACGAGTGGCTCACCGGTGGCGCGTGGGCGTCCACTCTGGTGGGTACGCTGTCGGACCCGGCGGCCCGGCGGGCGCTCGACGACGCGGCGGGTGGCCGTCCGGTGATCCTCGCCGACGACAGCAGGCACAACCGGTGGGTCAGCAGCCGGGCGCTGGAACTGGCCGGCATCACCGCGGCGACACCCGATCCACCGGGTGGCGTCGTCGACCGGGACACCGACGGCGAACCCAGTGGGCTGTTGCTGGAAGCCGCCGGGGTCCTGGTCGAGCGGCTGGCCGGTGGGCTCACCGCGGCGCAGCACCGCCGCGCGTCGCAACGAGCGATCGAGATCCTGCACGCCCACGGTGTCACCGCGTTCCAGGACGCGGGGGTGTCCACTGACATCATGGGCGCGTTGAAGTCGCTGGACGAGGCGGGGGAACTCGCCGCGTGGGTGGTTTCGTCGCTGCTCGTCAACGACCCGATCTTCGGTTTCGACCCGGTCGGTGCGCCGTTGCTGGACGTGGCCGGCCGGTACCGCACCGAACACCACCGGCCGGACTTCGTGAAGATCTTCCTGGACGGCGTGCCACCGACCCGCACGGCCGCCTTCCTCGAGCCGTACCTGCCCGACGAGGCCCACGGCGACTGCTTCCACGGCGGCACGACGATGTCCGCCGACGAACTGACCGGATGGCTGCGTACCGCGGCCGAAGCGGGACTGTCAGCCAAGGTGCACTGCACCGGTGACGCCTCGGTGCGGCAACTGCTCGACGCCGTCGAAGCGATCCGCGCGGAGGGCCACACGACGGGGTATCAGGTGGCGCACGGCCAGTTCGTGCACCCGGACGACCTGCCGCGGTTCGCGGCGCTCGGTGTCGCCGCGGACATCTCGCCGTTCCTGTGGGTGCCGGGCGTCATCCAGGAGGCGATCGCCACGGTGCTGCCGGCCGAGCGAGCCGGGCGGATGCAGCCCAACAGGGCACTGCTCGACAGCGGCGCGTTGGTCGCGGGCGGCTCGGACTGGCCGGTCAGCGAGTCGCCGAACGCGTGGGAAGGCATCGCGGGCCTGGTCACGCGGCAGGATCCGTACGGCAGAAGGCCGGGCGCGCTGTGGCCCGAGCAGGCGATCACACTCGCCGAGGCGATCGAGGTGTTCACCTTGAACGGCGCCAAAGCGTGCGGCCTCGACGACGTCACCGGAGCGCTGACACCGGGACGGTCCGCCGATTTCGTCGTACTCGACCGCGATCCGTTCCGGACGGACGACGTCGCGGGGACGAAGGTCGTCGAGACGTGGTTCGCCGGTGAGCGCGTGTTCCAGCGCTGA
- a CDS encoding DHA2 family efflux MFS transporter permease subunit, with the protein MDRTRLFALIILCAAALMAIVDETIVAVSLPAIQRDLGFSQSGLAWVTTAYLIAFGGLLLLFGRLGDILGRRRVFLAGLAVFTVASALCGLAWDATALLAARFVQGVGAAALTAVVLGMIVTLFPEPGERAKAIGAFSFVQASGGTIGSLAGGLITQTASWHWIFAVNVPIGVVALVLAVRLLPHQPGIRTARTDVPGAVLATAALMTLVYTITTVEHQGWASVRTAGFGAAALALLAGFVVRQATAVTPLLPLRMFRLRGLSGANVVLFLLVGAMFGFMFTTVLYLRQVAGLSPQATGVAMIPPAAVIAVVSLGFSAKLNTRFGERRVLPAGLVLIIAGLGLLGRVPLDAVYAADVLPALIVLGAGFGMAMPALMALGMAGTTPEDAGLASGLFNTTQQVGGALGLAALAVLSATRTETQRAGGAEPVAALLSGYHAAYLAGAGIVALALVAGAMVLRRSHAPELTEA; encoded by the coding sequence ATGGACCGCACCCGCCTGTTCGCGCTGATCATCCTGTGCGCGGCCGCACTCATGGCGATCGTCGACGAGACGATCGTCGCCGTGTCGCTGCCCGCGATCCAACGGGATCTCGGCTTCAGCCAGTCCGGCCTGGCCTGGGTCACCACCGCCTACCTCATCGCGTTCGGCGGCTTGCTGCTGTTGTTCGGCCGGCTCGGCGACATCCTCGGCCGCAGGCGCGTGTTCCTCGCCGGGCTGGCGGTGTTCACCGTCGCCTCGGCGCTCTGCGGGCTCGCGTGGGACGCGACCGCGCTGCTGGCCGCTCGTTTCGTCCAGGGCGTCGGTGCCGCCGCGCTCACCGCGGTGGTGCTGGGCATGATCGTCACGCTGTTCCCGGAACCCGGCGAGCGGGCCAAGGCGATCGGCGCGTTCAGCTTCGTGCAGGCCTCCGGTGGCACGATCGGCAGCCTGGCTGGTGGCCTGATCACGCAGACAGCCAGCTGGCACTGGATTTTCGCGGTCAACGTCCCCATCGGCGTCGTCGCGCTCGTCCTCGCGGTGCGGCTGCTGCCGCACCAGCCCGGTATCCGCACGGCACGAACGGACGTGCCCGGTGCGGTGCTCGCGACGGCCGCGCTGATGACGTTGGTGTACACGATCACCACCGTCGAGCATCAGGGGTGGGCGTCGGTCCGCACCGCGGGCTTCGGTGCGGCGGCGCTGGCGTTGCTTGCCGGGTTCGTCGTCCGGCAGGCCACAGCGGTGACCCCGCTGCTTCCGTTGCGGATGTTCAGGTTGCGGGGGTTGTCCGGCGCGAACGTCGTCCTGTTCCTGCTCGTCGGAGCGATGTTCGGGTTCATGTTCACGACAGTGCTGTACCTGCGGCAGGTCGCCGGACTGAGCCCGCAGGCCACGGGTGTCGCGATGATCCCGCCCGCTGCGGTGATCGCGGTCGTGTCCCTCGGGTTCTCGGCGAAGCTGAACACGCGCTTCGGCGAACGCAGGGTGCTGCCAGCCGGGCTCGTGCTGATCATCGCCGGGCTCGGCCTGCTCGGCCGCGTCCCGCTCGACGCCGTGTACGCCGCCGACGTGCTTCCCGCGCTGATCGTGCTGGGCGCCGGGTTCGGCATGGCGATGCCCGCGCTGATGGCGCTCGGCATGGCCGGCACCACGCCGGAGGACGCCGGACTCGCGTCCGGCCTGTTCAACACGACACAGCAGGTCGGGGGAGCGCTCGGGCTCGCCGCGCTCGCCGTCCTGTCCGCGACCCGGACGGAGACGCAGCGTGCCGGCGGCGCCGAACCGGTCGCGGCGCTGCTGAGCGGCTACCACGCGGCCTACCTCGCCGGGGCGGGCATCGTGGCGCTGGCGTTGGTCGCCGGTGCGATGGTTCTCCGCCGCTCGCACGCCCCTGAGTTGACCGAAGCGTGA
- a CDS encoding winged helix-turn-helix transcriptional regulator has translation MSHSHIDVPVEADGTGGIRDVIEEACPLTEVIDHVAGKWSIGVLVAAAHGPVRFTELERAINGISRRMLTLTLRKLERDGLLCRTVYPTVPPKVEYTLTAMAQELHETLRSLTDWAERHRGNIAAAQKHYDAAERQ, from the coding sequence ATGTCCCACAGTCACATCGATGTACCCGTCGAGGCAGACGGCACAGGGGGAATCCGCGATGTGATCGAGGAGGCATGCCCGCTGACCGAAGTCATCGACCACGTCGCGGGGAAGTGGAGCATCGGCGTCCTCGTCGCCGCGGCGCACGGGCCGGTCCGGTTCACCGAACTCGAACGCGCCATCAACGGCATCAGCAGGCGGATGCTCACGCTCACCCTGCGCAAACTGGAACGCGACGGCCTGCTGTGCCGCACCGTGTACCCCACCGTGCCACCGAAAGTCGAGTACACGCTCACCGCCATGGCGCAAGAACTGCACGAGACCCTGCGCAGCCTCACCGACTGGGCGGAACGGCACCGCGGCAACATCGCCGCCGCCCAGAAGCACTACGACGCGGCCGAACGCCAGTGA